One window of Pectobacterium carotovorum genomic DNA carries:
- a CDS encoding DUF4062 domain-containing protein yields the protein MAGLRVFVSSTCYDLSLLRSQLRIFIQNLGYEPMMSDYSDLLYDPRQHTHTSCIDEVSSADVVVLIIGSRFGGKVVPEALTKVDFDSLQEPGKTIEFLKKKENISITQLEILKAIESGIPIFTFVDNAVWHDHSLYERNKDKGIIKDIIFPSIEKNETAVFVFEFINFLRQRAKGNSLFPFSKTQDIEETLRKQWSFLFQRLIHEQRRKAIEIKKIDSLTEQFEDLKTAILTSIGSSNEREVARGVVKYRRLIDFMKALRIGDDQIFIRCKDSWDVLLKNHAGIERVVDISNLSPELIQSIKESSSYHMRGRTFLIKADETYFELRFPIEYINNLSLDWEAFIKLSEDVRAIIFDALGDMRTPLGIIRYIKEPFGKKTSEWQENGELLSDNES from the coding sequence ATGGCTGGATTAAGGGTCTTTGTTTCCTCTACTTGCTATGATTTATCGCTTCTACGTTCGCAATTAAGAATTTTTATACAAAATCTTGGTTATGAACCTATGATGAGTGATTATAGTGATCTTCTCTATGACCCAAGACAGCATACTCATACTAGTTGTATTGATGAGGTTTCTTCCGCCGATGTTGTTGTTCTGATTATTGGGTCCCGTTTTGGTGGGAAAGTAGTTCCAGAAGCTTTAACAAAAGTAGATTTTGATTCTCTTCAAGAGCCAGGGAAAACAATAGAGTTTTTAAAAAAGAAAGAGAATATATCGATAACTCAGTTGGAAATTTTAAAAGCAATTGAGTCTGGGATTCCTATATTCACTTTTGTTGACAATGCAGTATGGCATGATCACTCTTTGTATGAGAGGAATAAAGATAAGGGTATCATTAAAGATATAATATTCCCATCCATTGAAAAAAATGAAACCGCAGTTTTTGTTTTTGAATTTATTAATTTCCTAAGGCAGAGAGCAAAAGGAAATAGCTTATTCCCATTTTCGAAAACTCAAGATATTGAAGAAACATTACGCAAACAATGGTCTTTCTTATTTCAACGGTTGATTCATGAGCAAAGAAGGAAAGCCATTGAAATTAAGAAGATTGATAGTCTTACAGAACAGTTCGAAGATTTGAAAACCGCAATTTTAACTTCAATTGGCTCTAGTAACGAGAGAGAAGTTGCTAGAGGTGTAGTCAAATATAGACGATTAATTGATTTTATGAAGGCATTGAGAATCGGAGATGATCAAATTTTTATCCGTTGTAAAGACTCATGGGATGTGCTTCTTAAAAATCATGCCGGTATAGAGAGAGTTGTTGATATAAGTAATTTATCACCAGAGTTAATTCAAAGCATTAAGGAAAGCTCATCTTATCATATGCGGGGGCGGACGTTCTTAATTAAAGCTGATGAAACTTACTTTGAGTTACGTTTTCCGATTGAATATATTAATAATCTTTCATTGGACTGGGAGGCATTTATTAAGTTGTCTGAAGATGTTAGAGCTATTATATTTGATGCGTTGGGTGATATGAGAACACCCTTAGGCATCATTAGATATATAAAAGAACCTTTTGGTAAGAAAACATCCGAATGGCAAGAAAACGGTGAATTGCTATCCGATAACGAGAGTTGA
- a CDS encoding sulfite exporter TauE/SafE family protein: MTTMMVVFLLAGVVKGVIGLGLPTIAMGLLTLAMPAASAAGLLIVPSLVTNIWQLACGPAFLSLIKRFWTLFAGIIIGTFWNGLPALTSSSSWTSAALGGILVVYGLWGIMATTLPQPGRHEIWLSPLVGYITGAITAATGVFVIPAVPYLQCLRLNKNDLVQALGLAFTVSTLGLALQLMQGIGLQGIDLWQSMLALIPALLGMMMGQRLRHAISEPVFRRCFFIGLVALGGYMAARGLL, encoded by the coding sequence ATGACGACGATGATGGTGGTGTTCCTGCTGGCTGGCGTGGTGAAAGGCGTGATTGGCCTGGGATTACCGACGATCGCGATGGGATTGTTAACGCTGGCGATGCCCGCAGCCAGCGCGGCCGGGCTCCTGATTGTTCCGTCGCTAGTGACGAACATCTGGCAGCTCGCCTGCGGCCCCGCTTTTCTCAGCCTGATTAAACGGTTTTGGACGCTGTTTGCCGGGATCATTATCGGGACGTTCTGGAATGGTTTGCCAGCGCTCACCTCGTCATCGTCATGGACGAGCGCGGCACTTGGCGGCATTTTGGTGGTTTACGGCCTGTGGGGAATCATGGCGACGACGTTGCCGCAGCCGGGCCGTCATGAAATCTGGCTGTCGCCGCTGGTGGGTTACATCACCGGAGCTATCACGGCGGCAACGGGCGTCTTCGTGATTCCCGCAGTGCCTTACCTGCAATGCCTGCGGCTCAATAAAAACGATCTGGTGCAGGCGCTGGGGCTGGCGTTTACCGTTTCTACGTTGGGGTTGGCGCTACAGCTGATGCAGGGGATTGGACTACAGGGCATCGATCTCTGGCAGTCGATGCTGGCGCTGATTCCCGCGCTGCTGGGCATGATGATGGGGCAACGCCTGCGCCACGCGATTAGCGAACCGGTTTTCCGGCGCTGCTTCTTCATCGGGCTGGTGGCGCTGGGCGGATACATGGCTGCACGCGGGCTGCTTTAA
- a CDS encoding IS3 family transposase (programmed frameshift), with protein sequence MKRISPERKSGILAKLLPPYNMTVAAVAQMEGISEATLYNWRNQARSEGKPVPRAEKTTDQWSADARFAVIVETATLSEAEIAEYCRKKGLYPEQLVHWKQGFMQTENPDDKAALKQSQKENKQLKRELLRKEKALAEAAAILVLRKKLNRLLRGNRRGRLTPEGERQQFILWINEAVTSGARLAIACREVNISLRTWRRWQYFPRDRRAEAVRPVPFNRLSPEEENRIRGVCHEPEYASLPPSQIVPRLADRGIYLASESTFYRVLRRSGEVHRRGRQARQQKVSAPTTFIASGPCQVWSWDITWLPSVVRGRWFYLYMILDLYSRKITGYEVYETESGEQAAALMQRSVIREGCWRQPLVLHADNGAAMKSQTLRMKLHELNITASHSRPRVSNDNAYAESLFRTLKYVPQWPSSGFRRLEDARHWVNQFIRWYNEEHRHSGIRYVTPAERHRGEDRALLTQRDELYSQAQKAHPERWSGKTRNWQPEGPVTLNPEREKQAA encoded by the exons ATGAAACGTATTTCCCCTGAACGAAAATCCGGAATACTGGCAAAACTGCTGCCGCCCTACAATATGACCGTGGCTGCTGTTGCACAGATGGAAGGAATATCCGAAGCTACCCTCTATAACTGGCGAAATCAGGCTAGATCAGAGGGAAAACCCGTGCCCAGAGCAGAGAAAACAACAGACCAGTGGTCAGCAGATGCGCGCTTTGCCGTGATAGTCGAAACCGCCACACTCAGTGAGGCAGAAATCGCGGAATACTGCCGTAAGAAAGGACTCTACCCGGAGCAACTTGTTCATTGGAAACAAGGTTTTATGCAGACTGAAAATCCCGATGATAAAGCAGCCCTCAAGCAGAGTCAGAAAGAAAACAAACAGCTAAAGAGAGAACTTCTCCGTAAAGAAAAAGCCCTTGCGGAGGCGGCAGCCATACTGGTATTGCGAAAAAAGCTCA ACAGACTACTACGGGGAAACCGACGGGGACGACTGACACCTGAAGGTGAGCGACAGCAGTTTATTCTCTGGATAAATGAAGCGGTAACCTCGGGAGCGCGACTGGCCATTGCCTGCCGTGAAGTCAACATCAGCCTGCGTACCTGGCGACGCTGGCAGTACTTTCCCCGTGACCGGCGAGCTGAGGCGGTAAGACCCGTGCCGTTTAATCGGCTGAGTCCGGAGGAAGAAAACCGGATACGGGGTGTCTGTCATGAACCGGAATATGCCAGCCTTCCCCCCTCACAAATCGTGCCGCGTCTGGCCGACAGGGGTATTTACCTGGCCAGTGAGTCAACATTCTATCGGGTGTTGCGTCGCTCAGGTGAAGTCCATCGCAGAGGACGTCAGGCACGGCAGCAGAAGGTATCAGCACCGACAACCTTTATAGCGTCTGGGCCTTGTCAGGTGTGGTCGTGGGACATCACCTGGCTACCCTCTGTAGTGCGTGGTCGCTGGTTTTATCTGTATATGATACTCGACCTGTACAGCCGAAAAATCACCGGTTATGAGGTGTATGAGACGGAAAGTGGTGAACAGGCAGCGGCACTGATGCAACGTAGCGTGATACGGGAAGGCTGCTGGCGTCAGCCCCTGGTGTTACATGCTGATAATGGTGCGGCGATGAAATCGCAGACGCTGCGGATGAAACTACATGAACTGAATATCACAGCGTCTCACAGCAGACCGCGAGTCAGTAATGATAATGCGTATGCAGAGTCGCTGTTCCGGACGCTGAAATATGTCCCACAGTGGCCGTCATCAGGGTTCCGAAGGCTGGAGGATGCCCGTCACTGGGTGAATCAATTTATCCGCTGGTATAACGAAGAGCATCGTCACAGTGGAATACGCTATGTGACGCCGGCAGAACGACATCGTGGTGAAGACAGAGCTCTGCTGACCCAGCGGGATGAACTGTATAGTCAGGCACAGAAAGCGCATCCTGAGCGCTGGTCAGGGAAGACAAGAAACTGGCAGCCGGAAGGCCCGGTAACGTTGAATCCGGAACGGGAAAAACAGGCGGCTTAA
- a CDS encoding DUF1987 domain-containing protein, which yields MKNITTLSNLHISGTSCTPTVDFHFDTHRLYLSGESYPENAAAFYRPLLTEIQAYLHALTTYAETMPPDEALPSIDIHVSLIYFNSSSTKMLFSLFNLLNQAAEQTLSIALYWYYDKDDDIAEEFGEELHIDFPALTFHSTILSDNHEHN from the coding sequence ATGAAAAATATAACAACCCTAAGCAACCTCCATATTTCGGGGACATCCTGTACCCCGACGGTTGATTTTCACTTTGACACACACCGTCTTTATCTTTCCGGCGAATCTTACCCTGAGAATGCCGCGGCGTTTTATCGCCCGCTGCTCACCGAGATTCAGGCGTATCTGCACGCGTTAACAACCTACGCGGAAACGATGCCGCCGGATGAAGCGCTGCCGAGCATCGACATTCACGTCTCCCTGATTTATTTCAATAGCTCCAGCACCAAGATGCTGTTCAGTTTATTCAACCTGCTTAATCAGGCTGCTGAACAGACGCTCTCGATTGCACTGTATTGGTATTACGACAAAGACGACGACATTGCGGAAGAATTTGGTGAAGAGCTTCACATCGATTTCCCTGCCCTGACCTTTCACAGCACAATTTTGAGTGATAATCATGAGCACAATTGA
- a CDS encoding RNA-directed DNA polymerase: MMDTFFPFNTSPKYKIENNKELAALIGITTAKLTYYAYYLSDDDKYHSFKIRKRINGERLIEAPNRGLKDIQKTISHFLERNYTPRSCVFAYVKERGIVEHASIHVGQRWLLRLDLKDFFHSISSARVSGVLRRAPFCFAKSPANTVARLCTKDGRLPQGSPASPVISNIICKGLDYKLKQLASSNKCYYTRYADDIFISNNGSVFPSAIAIRGDDGNVELSEAIKNIIINSGFEVNAGKTTLRKKSERQLVTGVIVNKKTNIPKEYIKSIRAGLYAWEKFGLDAAEEYWKKEIERSNKFDDQPPQMRLVIRGKIIHVGHVKGYTDATFLTLVKRLQTLDSEFKIDEQKFRREITDEIHIYTEGVTDTKHFQAALNAFQNRGEFLDLKIIFKNSSKPGSANLKTLCENLRETSQKHLTLCIFDRDERNIVNEMSGSPGNYRDHGNNVFSLIIPIPEFRKGNDSICIEHLYQDSLLFTCDSEGRRLYFKDEFDNLNCHKTDPNLFCRINKSSLVYDDNVINISERKNVALPKNKFADYVCSGQPPFNNVDYSGFHEVFIQILEIASTYNK; this comes from the coding sequence GTGATGGATACATTTTTCCCTTTTAATACCTCGCCAAAATATAAGATAGAAAACAATAAAGAATTAGCTGCACTAATCGGTATTACTACTGCTAAGTTAACTTATTACGCCTATTATTTAAGTGATGATGATAAGTATCACTCATTCAAAATTCGCAAGCGAATTAACGGAGAAAGATTAATTGAAGCTCCAAATAGAGGGCTTAAAGATATCCAAAAAACAATTTCTCATTTTCTGGAGAGAAACTATACACCTCGTTCTTGCGTATTTGCGTATGTTAAAGAAAGAGGCATAGTTGAACATGCCTCAATTCACGTTGGGCAACGATGGCTACTACGCCTGGATTTAAAGGATTTCTTCCATTCAATAAGTTCGGCGCGAGTTTCAGGAGTGTTAAGACGCGCTCCATTTTGCTTTGCTAAATCCCCGGCAAATACTGTAGCACGTCTTTGCACAAAAGATGGGCGCTTACCACAAGGTTCACCAGCTAGTCCAGTGATTAGTAACATCATTTGCAAAGGATTAGATTATAAACTTAAGCAACTAGCTTCTTCAAACAAGTGTTACTACACTCGCTATGCCGATGATATATTTATCTCTAATAATGGAAGTGTATTCCCTTCGGCAATAGCAATAAGAGGCGACGATGGTAATGTAGAACTAAGTGAAGCAATAAAAAATATCATAATAAATTCTGGTTTTGAAGTGAATGCTGGTAAGACGACTCTTCGTAAAAAATCCGAGAGGCAACTTGTTACAGGGGTTATAGTTAACAAAAAAACCAATATACCGAAGGAGTATATAAAGTCTATCCGTGCAGGACTTTATGCGTGGGAGAAGTTTGGCTTGGACGCTGCTGAGGAATATTGGAAGAAAGAAATAGAAAGATCTAATAAATTTGATGATCAACCGCCACAAATGAGATTGGTAATACGCGGTAAAATAATCCATGTTGGTCATGTAAAAGGATATACTGATGCAACTTTCCTAACGCTTGTTAAGCGATTACAAACACTTGATAGCGAATTTAAAATTGATGAGCAGAAATTTCGGCGAGAGATAACCGACGAAATTCATATTTATACCGAAGGTGTGACTGATACAAAACATTTCCAAGCGGCGCTGAATGCATTTCAAAATCGTGGTGAATTCCTTGACTTGAAAATAATATTCAAAAACTCAAGCAAGCCTGGAAGCGCAAATCTTAAAACGCTGTGTGAAAATCTGCGAGAAACATCACAAAAACATCTCACTTTATGCATCTTTGATAGAGATGAAAGAAATATAGTAAATGAAATGAGTGGTTCTCCGGGTAATTACAGAGATCACGGTAATAACGTATTTAGTCTAATTATCCCTATTCCTGAATTTAGAAAAGGGAATGACTCAATATGTATTGAGCATCTGTATCAAGACTCGTTACTTTTTACTTGTGATAGCGAGGGAAGACGTTTGTATTTTAAGGATGAGTTCGATAACCTTAATTGTCATAAGACTGATCCTAATCTCTTCTGCCGGATTAACAAGAGTTCTCTTGTGTATGATGATAATGTGATTAATATCTCAGAGAGGAAAAATGTAGCATTACCTAAAAACAAATTTGCAGATTATGTTTGCAGCGGTCAACCACCTTTTAATAATGTCGATTATAGTGGTTTTCATGAGGTTTTCATACAAATACTTGAAATAGCCTCTACGTATAATAAGTAG
- a CDS encoding GGDEF domain-containing protein encodes MSTIELFTPEYDILLAARNIANQQERPAEVYRDTLLALTDHYQRLVRESHRLISRSDRAEKELNRLNAQLNQLAVELEYKASHDPLTSVYNRGAIIEHINHALERNQAALIVLDIDHFKQVNDTYGHPTGDAVICDLVSRVQQILNTTSSIGRVGGEEFTILLEGHTLMQAVSLASRLHQDLNRMPLSVLPQQRVTASFGVSWAPQKTRFDALYGAADAALYQAKEKGRNRVEFQ; translated from the coding sequence ATGAGCACAATTGAATTGTTTACACCGGAATACGACATTCTGCTCGCCGCGCGCAACATCGCTAACCAGCAGGAAAGGCCAGCCGAAGTCTATCGCGACACGCTGCTGGCGTTAACCGACCACTATCAGCGGCTGGTACGCGAGTCGCACCGCCTGATTTCACGCAGCGACCGGGCGGAGAAAGAGCTGAACCGTCTGAACGCACAGCTCAATCAGTTGGCAGTCGAGCTGGAGTACAAAGCCAGCCACGATCCGCTAACCAGCGTGTATAACCGTGGCGCGATTATTGAACACATTAACCACGCGCTGGAGCGTAATCAGGCCGCGCTCATCGTGCTGGATATCGATCATTTCAAGCAGGTGAATGATACCTATGGTCACCCTACCGGAGATGCCGTGATCTGCGATCTGGTTTCACGCGTGCAACAGATTCTGAATACCACGAGCAGCATTGGCCGCGTCGGCGGTGAAGAGTTCACCATCCTGCTGGAAGGGCATACGCTCATGCAGGCCGTCTCGCTCGCCAGCCGTCTTCATCAGGATCTCAACAGAATGCCGCTCAGCGTGCTGCCACAACAGCGCGTTACTGCCAGCTTCGGCGTCAGTTGGGCACCGCAGAAAACCCGCTTTGATGCGCTCTACGGTGCCGCGGATGCCGCGCTCTATCAGGCCAAGGAAAAAGGCAGAAATCGAGTGGAATTTCAGTAA
- a CDS encoding IS3 family transposase, with protein sequence MTGRNRRNFSPEFRLEAAQLVLDQHYTVAAAATAMNVGKSTMDKWVRQLKEERAGKSPTASPMTPEQIEIRELKKRLQRVEMERDILKKATALLMSDSLNNSH encoded by the coding sequence ATGACCGGACGTAACAGACGTAATTTTAGCCCCGAGTTTCGCCTCGAAGCTGCCCAGCTTGTACTCGATCAGCACTACACCGTTGCCGCCGCTGCTACGGCAATGAATGTCGGCAAATCCACGATGGACAAATGGGTTCGACAACTGAAAGAAGAGCGAGCGGGAAAATCACCCACTGCTTCACCCATGACACCTGAGCAGATTGAAATACGTGAGCTAAAGAAAAGACTTCAACGCGTTGAAATGGAAAGGGATATATTAAAAAAGGCTACCGCGCTCTTGATGTCAGACTCCCTGAACAATTCTCATTAG
- a CDS encoding alkylphosphonate utilization protein — translation MQQLPHCPKCSSEYTWQEGEMLNCPECGNEWSAAGDAPAQDDGLVVKDANGNLLADGDTVTVIKDLKVKGSSTPLKIGTRVKGIRLVEGDHNIDCKIDGFGPMKLKSEFVKKN, via the coding sequence ATGCAACAGTTACCTCATTGTCCAAAGTGCAGTTCTGAATATACCTGGCAAGAGGGCGAAATGCTTAACTGCCCTGAATGCGGAAATGAGTGGTCGGCGGCAGGCGATGCGCCAGCGCAGGATGACGGTTTAGTGGTGAAAGATGCCAACGGCAACCTGCTGGCGGATGGCGATACAGTAACGGTCATTAAAGACCTGAAAGTAAAAGGCAGTTCGACGCCGCTGAAAATCGGTACCCGCGTGAAAGGCATTCGTCTGGTCGAAGGCGATCACAATATTGATTGTAAAATCGACGGTTTCGGCCCGATGAAGCTGAAGTCCGAGTTTGTGAAGAAAAACTGA
- a CDS encoding recombinase family protein, producing the protein MAKGKFIPYYRVSTAKQGKSGLGLAAQREAVSAYIRSTTGEVVDEFEEIETGKGSNALERRPQLRAALAACKKQGATLLIAKLDRLARNVHFVTGLIETGINFVAADMPQADKVMIQMHAVMSEHERDQISARTKAALAAAKARGKVLGVAGSANLKSNIEARQQAAESFAENMRPLIESMKVRGLSQRKMVETLNASRTPAPKGGEWGLSQLQRVISRLG; encoded by the coding sequence ATGGCAAAAGGCAAGTTCATCCCTTACTACCGCGTTTCCACTGCGAAGCAGGGTAAGAGCGGTTTAGGGTTGGCAGCTCAAAGGGAAGCTGTCTCTGCTTACATCAGAAGCACTACTGGGGAAGTTGTCGACGAGTTTGAAGAGATTGAGACAGGTAAAGGTTCAAATGCTCTAGAAAGACGTCCGCAACTGCGGGCAGCGCTGGCCGCGTGTAAGAAACAAGGTGCTACTTTGCTGATCGCTAAGCTTGACCGCCTGGCCCGCAACGTGCACTTTGTTACCGGACTAATTGAAACTGGGATTAATTTTGTGGCCGCCGATATGCCACAAGCTGACAAGGTGATGATCCAGATGCACGCGGTTATGTCTGAGCATGAACGCGACCAGATTAGCGCCCGGACAAAAGCAGCTCTCGCAGCCGCCAAAGCACGTGGTAAAGTTCTGGGGGTGGCGGGTAGTGCTAACCTCAAAAGTAACATTGAAGCCCGCCAACAAGCGGCAGAGAGCTTCGCAGAGAATATGCGGCCGTTAATCGAAAGCATGAAAGTGCGCGGACTATCGCAGCGCAAAATGGTTGAAACGCTAAATGCTTCACGGACACCAGCACCGAAAGGTGGTGAGTGGGGATTGTCGCAGCTCCAAAGGGTAATTTCACGGCTCGGCTGA
- a CDS encoding LysR family transcriptional regulator yields MRFDLTDLRLFLNIQKAGSITGGAAASSLTVQAASERIRGMEDELGVPLLLRSKAGVSLTDAGFSLAHHAHIILRQVEHMRSELHQYSKGLRGHIPLLCNSAALNEYLPALLGRYLVIFPQISVAVNEKLSRDIVSAIRNQTADIGIVADSVPLDGLETRPFRQDELVVVVPRDSMWSDAQQLTFSAIADAEFIGLSEGAALQEHIDEHAKRLGKRLNYRVRLASFDAVTQVIHSGIGIGILPRHAAQRMMERLAIRTIPLSDDWATRNLVVCARQFSALPGYVQDFVAFITEENAA; encoded by the coding sequence ATGCGATTCGATTTAACCGATCTCCGGCTGTTTCTCAATATTCAGAAAGCAGGCAGCATTACCGGTGGCGCAGCGGCGTCCAGCCTGACCGTGCAGGCTGCCAGCGAACGAATCCGGGGAATGGAAGATGAACTTGGCGTACCACTGCTGCTGCGCTCAAAGGCAGGTGTCTCGCTCACCGACGCGGGCTTTTCGCTGGCGCACCATGCCCACATTATCCTGCGTCAGGTCGAACATATGCGCAGCGAGCTACACCAGTACAGCAAAGGGCTGCGCGGCCATATTCCGCTGCTGTGCAACTCGGCGGCGCTGAATGAATATTTGCCTGCCCTACTGGGTCGCTATCTAGTGATTTTCCCGCAGATATCCGTCGCGGTGAATGAAAAACTCAGCCGTGATATCGTCAGCGCTATCCGTAATCAAACCGCCGATATTGGTATTGTCGCCGATTCCGTGCCGCTCGACGGGCTGGAAACGCGTCCGTTCCGTCAGGACGAGCTGGTCGTTGTGGTTCCCCGTGACAGCATGTGGTCTGATGCACAGCAGCTCACCTTTTCCGCCATTGCCGACGCCGAATTTATCGGGCTTAGCGAAGGCGCGGCCTTGCAGGAACACATCGACGAGCACGCCAAAAGGCTGGGAAAACGCCTGAATTACCGCGTGCGTCTTGCCAGCTTCGATGCCGTCACGCAGGTGATTCACAGCGGTATCGGCATTGGCATTCTTCCGCGACATGCCGCACAGCGCATGATGGAACGGCTGGCGATTCGCACGATCCCGCTGTCAGACGACTGGGCGACACGCAATCTGGTGGTCTGCGCCCGCCAGTTTTCCGCACTGCCCGGCTATGTTCAGGATTTCGTGGCTTTTATTACAGAAGAGAATGCGGCTTAA
- the mltB gene encoding lytic murein transglycosylase B, with product MRHLVRFLPLLVLLSACSSQPAPPPAEAPSGNPFKGGFLLEPAHNVHPLGGDFATNPATARFVDKMVLEHGFNRQQLHDVLVQAKSLDWVIRLMDKQAPTSRPPSGPNGAWNRYRNQFITPDNVQNGVAFWNQYQDALQRAQNIYGVPPEIIVGIIGVETRWGRVMGKTRIIDALATLAFDYPRRADYFAGELETFLLMARKEGNDPLSLRGSYAGAMGYGQFMPSSFKNYAVDFDGNGHTNLWDPVDAIGSVANYFKAHGWVKGAPVAVQANGQAPLLPNGFNTRYSLTELQAAGLTPQHSLAGYSEASLLRLDIGTGYQYWYGLPNFYTITRYNHSTHYAMAVWQLGEAVGRARQNQSY from the coding sequence ATGCGTCATTTGGTTCGTTTTCTCCCTCTGCTCGTTTTGCTCTCGGCCTGTAGCAGTCAGCCGGCCCCTCCTCCCGCAGAAGCGCCTTCAGGTAATCCTTTTAAAGGTGGCTTCCTGCTTGAACCCGCACACAATGTTCATCCGCTAGGCGGTGATTTTGCGACTAACCCGGCTACCGCGCGGTTTGTCGATAAAATGGTGCTGGAGCACGGCTTTAACCGCCAGCAACTACATGATGTGCTGGTTCAGGCGAAAAGTCTGGATTGGGTAATCCGTCTGATGGATAAACAAGCCCCGACATCGCGCCCGCCGTCAGGGCCGAACGGCGCCTGGAACCGCTACCGCAATCAGTTTATTACGCCAGACAACGTGCAGAACGGTGTGGCGTTCTGGAATCAATATCAGGATGCGTTACAGCGCGCCCAGAACATTTACGGCGTCCCACCTGAGATCATCGTTGGCATTATTGGCGTGGAAACCCGCTGGGGTAGAGTGATGGGGAAAACGCGCATCATTGATGCCCTGGCAACGCTGGCGTTTGATTACCCGCGACGTGCCGATTACTTTGCGGGCGAGCTAGAAACCTTCCTGTTGATGGCGCGTAAAGAAGGCAACGATCCGCTTAGCCTGCGCGGCTCTTACGCGGGCGCGATGGGCTATGGGCAGTTTATGCCGTCATCCTTCAAGAACTATGCGGTGGATTTCGACGGCAACGGACATACCAACCTGTGGGATCCGGTGGATGCGATTGGCAGCGTAGCCAATTATTTCAAAGCACACGGATGGGTGAAAGGCGCACCTGTCGCGGTGCAGGCAAACGGTCAGGCTCCGCTGCTCCCGAACGGTTTTAATACCCGCTACTCGCTCACGGAACTACAGGCTGCGGGTCTGACGCCACAGCATTCTCTGGCGGGATACAGTGAAGCCAGCCTGCTGCGACTGGATATCGGTACGGGATATCAATACTGGTACGGCTTGCCGAACTTCTACACCATCACGCGCTACAACCACAGCACGCACTACGCGATGGCCGTGTGGCAACTGGGTGAGGCTGTAGGCCGCGCTCGACAGAATCAGAGCTATTAA
- a CDS encoding helix-turn-helix transcriptional regulator — protein MKKSLRILFGQRVKELRIATGMSQEAFADLCGFARSYLSRIERGGSNASLDAIEVLAEALSVEPWQLLTFDSSEDNDPELLVPYAADGSCFHPGLASTRDGSFGVGDKAAQKRFDSFSEALEYLRSMETAKWRRPNASGNWGIVSAVRWDKLK, from the coding sequence ATGAAGAAATCTTTAAGAATCCTGTTTGGACAACGAGTAAAAGAGTTGCGTATCGCTACCGGAATGAGCCAGGAAGCTTTTGCTGATTTATGCGGGTTTGCGAGAAGCTATCTGAGTAGAATTGAACGTGGTGGCTCTAATGCGTCTCTTGATGCGATTGAGGTGCTGGCTGAGGCTTTAAGTGTTGAGCCTTGGCAGTTGTTGACGTTCGACTCATCCGAAGATAACGATCCGGAACTGTTGGTTCCATATGCTGCCGATGGCTCGTGCTTTCATCCCGGACTGGCAAGCACTCGCGATGGTTCTTTTGGCGTTGGTGATAAAGCGGCTCAAAAGCGTTTTGACTCATTTTCCGAAGCACTGGAGTATCTCCGTAGCATGGAGACGGCAAAATGGCGTAGGCCCAATGCCAGTGGCAACTGGGGTATAGTTTCAGCAGTGCGGTGGGATAAACTGAAATAA